In Alkalihalobacterium alkalinitrilicum, a genomic segment contains:
- the pstA gene encoding phosphate ABC transporter permease PstA, with the protein MNLIDQQKVIDHISGRLVKNKLYKGIFIIATIFALFVLFILLYRIFTQGIGYLNWDFLSSFPSRRPEDAGIKSAIFGTIWLMVVTAPIAFILGVGTAVYLEEYSKKGKFTRFVQMNISNLAGVPSIVFGLLGLTLFVRGMDLGRSVLAGGLTMALLILPIIVVASQEAIRSVPKELREASFGMGATKWQTIRRVVFPSALPGILTGNILALSRAIGETAPLIMIGALSYVAFVPDGILSQFTVMPIQIYNWTSRPQETFHFVAAAGIIVLLAMLLFMNSIAVWIRNKFQNRF; encoded by the coding sequence ATGAATCTTATCGACCAGCAGAAAGTAATTGATCACATTTCTGGACGATTAGTTAAGAACAAACTATACAAAGGAATTTTCATCATTGCCACGATTTTTGCTTTGTTTGTTTTGTTTATACTTCTTTATCGGATATTCACTCAAGGAATTGGCTATTTAAATTGGGACTTTTTATCGAGCTTTCCATCTAGACGTCCAGAAGATGCTGGAATAAAATCAGCAATTTTTGGAACGATTTGGTTAATGGTTGTTACAGCACCAATAGCATTTATATTAGGTGTGGGTACTGCTGTCTATCTAGAGGAATACTCTAAAAAAGGAAAATTTACTAGATTTGTACAGATGAACATTTCCAATTTAGCAGGAGTGCCATCGATTGTCTTCGGTTTACTCGGGTTAACATTATTTGTTCGTGGTATGGACTTGGGGAGAAGTGTATTAGCAGGTGGATTAACTATGGCATTATTAATTCTACCTATTATTGTAGTAGCTTCACAGGAAGCTATACGTTCTGTTCCAAAAGAGTTACGAGAAGCGTCATTTGGAATGGGAGCGACAAAATGGCAAACAATCCGCCGCGTAGTATTCCCATCGGCTTTACCAGGAATTTTAACAGGTAATATATTAGCACTTTCTAGGGCGATTGGTGAAACCGCACCACTAATTATGATTGGAGCACTTTCATATGTTGCGTTTGTTCCAGATGGAATCCTGTCACAATTTACAGTCATGCCAATTCAGATATACAACTGGACGAGTCGACCACAGGAAACGTTCCATTTCGTTGCTGCAGCGGGAATTATCGTGTTACTTGCAATGTTACTTTTTATGAATTCGATCGCAGTTTGGATCCGGAACAAATTTCAAAATCGTTTTTAA
- a CDS encoding PstS family phosphate ABC transporter substrate-binding protein, giving the protein MRFFKRSALTLGMASMMMIATACGAGGNETSGSGSTTDNSSSEPAQEEQQDQDDATLSGEIAIDGSSTVFPILEAVSEEYTQVQPGVRAPVGVSGTGGGFKRFVVGETDMSNASRHIKEEEAELAKENSIEYIELELAYDGLSVVVSQENDFVDYLTVEELSKMWTDGTEVETWADVREGWPEEKIEFYSPGTDSGTFDYWKEVILGKDADLRRDATLSEDDNVLVNGTVASPYAIAYFGYAYYEENQDKLNIVPIDNGDGAIIPTIETINDGTYAPLSRPIFTYVNVESVKRTEVYDYLKFLNEHVGDLALEVGYINLPQERYDANLEKIEAAAKN; this is encoded by the coding sequence ATGAGATTTTTCAAACGTTCAGCATTAACATTAGGAATGGCATCAATGATGATGATCGCTACAGCATGTGGCGCAGGTGGAAACGAAACAAGTGGTTCAGGATCTACAACTGATAACAGTAGTTCAGAACCAGCACAAGAAGAACAACAGGATCAAGACGATGCAACATTATCTGGAGAAATTGCAATTGATGGATCGTCGACAGTTTTTCCAATTTTAGAAGCAGTATCTGAAGAATATACTCAAGTTCAGCCAGGTGTACGAGCTCCCGTCGGTGTATCAGGTACTGGTGGTGGATTTAAACGTTTCGTGGTTGGAGAAACAGATATGAGTAATGCATCACGCCATATTAAAGAAGAAGAAGCGGAACTTGCTAAAGAAAATAGTATTGAATATATTGAATTAGAATTAGCATATGACGGATTGTCTGTCGTAGTTAGTCAAGAAAACGACTTCGTTGATTACTTAACAGTTGAAGAGTTAAGTAAAATGTGGACTGATGGTACTGAAGTAGAAACTTGGGCGGATGTGCGTGAGGGATGGCCTGAAGAAAAAATTGAATTTTACAGCCCAGGAACTGACTCAGGTACTTTTGATTACTGGAAAGAAGTTATCTTAGGTAAAGATGCAGACCTTCGTAGAGATGCTACTCTTTCTGAAGATGACAATGTTCTAGTTAATGGTACAGTTGCAAGTCCATATGCTATTGCATATTTCGGTTATGCTTACTATGAAGAAAACCAAGATAAATTAAATATCGTTCCGATTGATAATGGTGATGGAGCAATCATTCCTACAATTGAAACAATTAACGATGGAACTTATGCACCACTTTCTCGTCCGATCTTCACTTATGTGAATGTTGAGTCGGTGAAACGTACTGAAGTTTATGATTACTTGAAATTCTTAAACGAACACGTTGGAGATTTGGCGCTTGAAGTTGGTTATATCAACCTTCCGCAAGAAAGATATGATGCTAACCTAGAGAAAATTGAAGCAGCAGCAAAAAATTAA
- the pstC gene encoding phosphate ABC transporter permease subunit PstC, with amino-acid sequence MALQSPKGKSVAQMIEDQQSSRQLGNIIEKTMPKLFLTCAIVSILTTFGIVFTLLSETFTFFNQVSFIEFITSKEWYPMHSNASFGIAPLIVGTLKVAIIAMLVAIPIGLGAAIFLSEYASDRTRRTVKPILEVLAGVPTIVYGFFALTFVTPILQKVVPGLSLFNALSPGIVVGIMIIPMIASLSEDAMSSVPRSIREGAYGMGSTKFEVAIKVVLPAALSGVIASFVLAISRAIGETMIVTVAGGANPSISYDVTSAIQTLTAYIVQVSLGDAGYGTIEYYSIYAVGMTLFIFTLIMNLLAQYISKRFREEY; translated from the coding sequence ATGGCTTTGCAAAGCCCTAAGGGGAAATCAGTTGCACAAATGATTGAAGACCAACAATCATCAAGACAATTAGGAAATATTATAGAAAAAACTATGCCTAAGTTATTTTTAACTTGTGCGATTGTTTCGATATTAACTACTTTCGGCATTGTATTTACATTGTTGAGTGAAACGTTCACTTTCTTTAACCAAGTATCATTTATTGAATTTATAACTAGTAAAGAATGGTATCCAATGCATAGTAATGCTAGCTTTGGTATTGCACCTTTAATCGTGGGGACATTAAAGGTTGCCATCATTGCGATGTTAGTTGCTATTCCAATTGGATTAGGCGCAGCGATATTTTTGAGTGAGTATGCTTCAGATCGTACTAGAAGAACGGTAAAACCGATATTAGAAGTTTTAGCGGGTGTTCCAACCATCGTTTATGGTTTTTTCGCCTTAACATTTGTTACTCCAATCTTACAAAAAGTTGTTCCTGGTCTTTCTCTTTTTAACGCATTAAGTCCAGGTATAGTTGTTGGTATCATGATTATTCCGATGATCGCTTCATTATCTGAAGACGCAATGAGCTCTGTACCGCGTTCTATTCGTGAAGGTGCTTATGGAATGGGATCTACAAAGTTTGAAGTTGCGATTAAAGTTGTTTTACCTGCAGCACTTTCTGGTGTTATTGCATCGTTTGTTTTAGCGATTTCTCGTGCGATTGGTGAAACGATGATTGTTACAGTTGCTGGTGGAGCAAATCCAAGTATATCTTATGATGTGACTTCGGCAATACAAACACTAACAGCTTATATTGTTCAAGTAAGTTTAGGTGACGCGGGTTATGGAACTATTGAATATTACAGTATATATGCAGTAGGTATGACATTATTTATTTTCACACTCATTATGAACCTATTAGCACAATACATTTCCAAGCGTTTCAGGGAGGAATACTAA